From a region of the Streptomyces caniferus genome:
- a CDS encoding VOC family protein, producing MIDHIAIQVASVAASADFYDRVLAPLGGERTKEFGEFISFGTTGHTLWLVPATEEGPAREVHLAFAADGRAAVDAFHAAAVAAGAESLHAPRLWPEYHASYYGAFVRDPDGNNIEAVCHTP from the coding sequence ATGATTGATCACATCGCGATCCAGGTCGCCAGTGTCGCCGCCAGCGCGGACTTCTACGACCGTGTGCTCGCCCCGCTCGGGGGCGAACGGACCAAGGAGTTCGGCGAGTTCATCAGCTTCGGGACCACCGGACACACCCTCTGGCTCGTTCCCGCCACCGAGGAGGGCCCTGCCCGCGAGGTGCATCTCGCCTTCGCCGCGGACGGCCGTGCGGCCGTCGACGCCTTCCATGCCGCCGCTGTGGCGGCCGGTGCCGAGTCCCTGCACGCGCCGCGGTTGTGGCCGGAGTACCACGCGTCGTACTACGGGGCCTTCGTCCGTGACCCCGACGGCAACAACATCGAAGCGGTCTGCCATACGCCGTGA
- a CDS encoding quaternary amine ABC transporter ATP-binding protein — translation MSRLQAEHLYKVFGRRPEDAVRRLEAGAGREELRAEGTTAAVIDASIEVDEGQIFVVMGLSGSGKSTLLRTLNGLLEPTSGTVRFDGQDLTSLSDKELRKVRSEKISMVFQHFALFPHRSVLENAAYGLEVQGVPRAERIARATEALELTGLKGWEKSWPDELSGGMQQRVGLARALATNADLLLMDESFSALDPLIRRDMQDQLLELQKSLKKTIVFITHDLNEAMRLGDRIAVMRDGRIVQIGSAEDILVTPANDYVASFTQDVDRTRVLTAGAIMTEVGTVLGATTPEGDKLATAAEFRAAAPATVGADTPLVELFTPCSTSTVPVAVTDEQGSLIGAVTAERLLAVLGEAAEQSPAPAAPARDAADDGTPAEKTPADPASAHTSGNSSADHDPEDKVSAGA, via the coding sequence GTGTCCAGGCTGCAAGCCGAGCACCTGTACAAAGTGTTCGGCAGACGACCCGAGGACGCGGTCCGCAGGCTCGAAGCCGGCGCCGGCCGGGAGGAGCTGCGGGCCGAAGGCACCACCGCCGCGGTGATCGACGCCTCCATCGAGGTGGACGAGGGCCAGATATTCGTCGTCATGGGGCTGTCCGGATCGGGCAAGTCCACGCTGCTGCGCACCCTCAACGGGCTGCTGGAGCCGACCTCGGGGACCGTCCGCTTCGACGGCCAGGACCTCACCTCGCTCAGCGACAAGGAACTGCGCAAGGTCCGCTCCGAGAAGATCTCCATGGTCTTCCAGCACTTCGCGCTCTTCCCGCACCGCAGTGTGCTGGAGAACGCCGCCTACGGCCTCGAAGTGCAGGGCGTACCGCGGGCCGAGCGCATCGCGCGCGCCACCGAAGCGCTCGAACTCACCGGCCTCAAGGGCTGGGAGAAGTCCTGGCCCGACGAGCTGTCCGGCGGTATGCAGCAGCGCGTGGGCCTGGCCCGTGCGCTGGCCACCAACGCCGATCTGCTGCTGATGGACGAGTCCTTCAGCGCGCTCGACCCGCTGATCCGCCGCGATATGCAGGACCAGCTGCTGGAGCTGCAGAAGTCGCTGAAGAAGACGATCGTCTTCATCACCCACGACCTGAACGAGGCCATGCGGCTCGGTGACCGGATCGCCGTGATGCGCGACGGCCGGATCGTGCAGATCGGCAGCGCCGAGGACATCCTCGTCACGCCGGCCAACGACTATGTCGCCTCCTTCACCCAGGACGTGGACCGTACCCGGGTGCTGACCGCCGGCGCGATCATGACCGAGGTCGGGACCGTGCTCGGCGCCACGACCCCGGAGGGCGACAAGCTCGCCACCGCGGCGGAGTTCCGGGCCGCGGCGCCTGCCACGGTCGGTGCCGACACCCCGCTGGTCGAGCTGTTCACGCCCTGCTCGACCAGCACCGTTCCGGTCGCCGTGACCGATGAGCAGGGCTCGCTGATCGGCGCCGTCACGGCCGAGCGGCTGCTCGCCGTCCTCGGTGAAGCCGCGGAGCAGAGCCCGGCCCCGGCCGCCCCCGCCCGGGACGCTGCCGACGACGGGACGCCCGCGGAGAAGACGCCGGCGGACCCGGCCTCCGCGCACACGTCCGGGAACTCGTCCGCGGACCACGACCCCGAGGACAAGGTGAGCGCCGGTGCCTAG
- a CDS encoding FKBP-type peptidyl-prolyl cis-trans isomerase, with product MSIDKPEIDFPEGPAPTELEIVDLTEGDGPVAKAGDTVSVHYVGVSFSTGEEFDASWNRGKPLQFQLGAGQVIAGWDQGVQGMKVGGRRRLTIPAHLAYGDRGAGGGRIAPGETLIFVCDLVSV from the coding sequence GTGAGCATCGACAAGCCCGAGATCGACTTTCCTGAGGGCCCGGCTCCCACCGAGCTCGAGATCGTGGACCTGACGGAGGGCGACGGGCCGGTCGCCAAGGCCGGGGACACCGTCTCCGTCCACTACGTCGGCGTGTCGTTCAGCACCGGCGAGGAGTTCGACGCGAGCTGGAACCGCGGCAAGCCGCTGCAGTTCCAGCTGGGCGCCGGCCAGGTCATCGCCGGCTGGGACCAGGGCGTGCAGGGCATGAAGGTCGGCGGCCGCCGCCGGCTGACCATCCCCGCGCACCTCGCGTACGGCGACCGCGGCGCCGGTGGCGGCCGGATCGCCCCGGGCGAGACGCTGATCTTCGTCTGCGACCTGGTCTCCGTCTGA
- a CDS encoding L-rhamnose mutarotase, with protein sequence MCATRDEGAAPMRRLGKLIRLRPEHREEYLRLHAEVWPEVLAMISACHLRNYSVFLEGELLFSYAEYVGEDYAADMARMAADPVTRRWWQLTDPCQEQTGGAVPGEWWTPMREVFHHD encoded by the coding sequence ATGTGTGCGACGAGGGACGAGGGCGCCGCTCCGATGCGGCGCCTCGGGAAGCTGATCCGGCTGCGTCCGGAACACCGTGAGGAGTACCTGCGGCTGCATGCGGAGGTCTGGCCGGAGGTGCTGGCGATGATCTCCGCCTGCCATCTCCGCAATTACTCGGTCTTCCTCGAGGGCGAGCTGCTGTTCTCGTACGCCGAGTACGTCGGCGAGGACTACGCCGCCGATATGGCCAGGATGGCCGCCGACCCCGTGACCCGGCGGTGGTGGCAGCTCACCGACCCCTGCCAGGAGCAGACCGGGGGCGCCGTACCGGGGGAGTGGTGGACGCCGATGCGGGAGGTCTTCCACCACGACTGA
- the tatC gene encoding twin-arginine translocase subunit TatC, with translation MPKSARKQEKDPEGRMPLAAHLRELRNRLLKSVLAMCVITAIAMWQYDAIAHFITGPVIDSVGCAKGSTTGPRDHPCAQVVANGLLAPFTIMLKLSLTAGVVGASPIWLYQLWAFLAPGLHRSEKKYALSFVGAGVPLFLAGAYLAYAVLPTTAGALVGLTPDDWANFFPADDFFDIVTRMIVVFGLAFELPLLLVLLNFGGVLTGRRILSWWRFMVLGITIFAAIATPTGDPLTMGLLAAPIVVLYFGAAGICLLNDRRRKLGNPDAGLSDDEASELDLTPSEVGEIESVPSGRMLPEQASGDAAEGDARRRGGYDDVT, from the coding sequence TTGCCCAAGTCTGCCCGCAAGCAGGAGAAGGACCCCGAGGGGCGGATGCCGCTCGCGGCGCATCTGCGTGAGCTGCGCAACCGGCTGCTGAAGTCGGTGCTGGCGATGTGTGTGATCACCGCCATCGCGATGTGGCAGTACGACGCCATCGCCCACTTCATCACGGGCCCGGTCATCGACTCGGTCGGCTGCGCCAAGGGCAGCACGACCGGCCCGCGCGACCATCCCTGTGCCCAGGTCGTCGCGAACGGTCTGCTCGCACCGTTCACGATCATGCTCAAGCTCTCCCTCACGGCAGGCGTCGTCGGCGCCAGCCCGATCTGGCTCTACCAGCTCTGGGCCTTCCTCGCGCCGGGTCTGCACCGGAGCGAGAAAAAGTACGCGCTGAGCTTCGTCGGGGCCGGAGTGCCGCTCTTCCTCGCCGGCGCCTACCTGGCCTACGCGGTGCTGCCCACCACGGCCGGTGCCCTGGTCGGCCTGACCCCGGACGACTGGGCCAACTTCTTCCCGGCCGACGACTTCTTCGACATCGTCACGCGCATGATCGTGGTCTTCGGTCTCGCCTTCGAGCTGCCGCTGCTCCTGGTGCTGCTCAACTTCGGCGGGGTGCTGACCGGCCGCCGGATCCTGAGCTGGTGGCGGTTCATGGTGCTGGGCATCACGATCTTCGCGGCCATCGCCACCCCGACCGGCGACCCGCTGACCATGGGTCTGCTGGCCGCTCCGATCGTGGTGCTGTACTTCGGCGCCGCCGGCATCTGCCTCCTCAACGACCGCCGTCGCAAGCTCGGCAACCCGGACGCGGGGCTGAGCGACGACGAGGCCTCGGAGCTCGATCTGACGCCTTCGGAGGTCGGTGAGATCGAGTCGGTCCCCTCCGGCCGGATGCTCCCGGAGCAGGCGAGCGGTGACGCGGCCGAGGGCGATGCGCGGCGCCGTGGCGGGTACGACGACGTGACGTGA
- a CDS encoding siderophore-interacting protein — MAAERSSRKKPTLHRARVQRTEQLTPHMVRVVLGGEGLAEFAAGEYSDHYVKLVFPLPGVRYPEPFDITQIRADFPRDQWPSTRTYTVRAWDAGTRELTVDFVVHGDEGLAGPWAAAAKPGEEIYFLGPGGAYVPEAGADWHLLAGDESALPAIAVSLARMPAGVPVHAFIEVAGPEERQELDAPAGAEISWLYRGAAPVGRELVAAVRALEFPAGRVQAFVHGEAGFVKELRHLLRVEHAIPREALSISGYWRTGHDEDGWQAGKRAWNQQVEAEQESAAAAAS; from the coding sequence GTGGCAGCAGAGCGTTCGTCCCGCAAAAAGCCCACCCTGCACCGTGCCCGGGTGCAGCGCACGGAGCAGCTCACCCCGCACATGGTCCGGGTCGTGCTGGGCGGTGAAGGGCTGGCGGAGTTCGCGGCGGGCGAGTACTCCGACCACTATGTGAAGCTGGTCTTTCCGCTGCCCGGCGTGCGTTACCCCGAGCCGTTCGACATCACGCAGATCCGCGCCGACTTCCCGCGCGACCAGTGGCCCAGCACCCGTACGTACACCGTCCGCGCCTGGGACGCCGGGACCCGCGAGCTGACCGTGGACTTCGTGGTGCACGGCGACGAGGGCCTGGCCGGGCCGTGGGCGGCCGCGGCGAAGCCCGGCGAGGAGATCTACTTCCTCGGCCCCGGCGGCGCCTACGTCCCCGAGGCCGGCGCCGACTGGCATCTGCTGGCGGGCGACGAGAGCGCGCTGCCCGCCATCGCGGTCTCCCTGGCCCGGATGCCCGCCGGGGTGCCGGTGCACGCCTTCATCGAGGTGGCGGGGCCCGAGGAGCGCCAGGAACTGGACGCGCCGGCGGGCGCCGAGATCAGCTGGCTCTACCGCGGCGCGGCGCCGGTCGGCCGTGAACTGGTCGCCGCCGTACGGGCCCTGGAGTTCCCGGCCGGTCGGGTCCAGGCGTTCGTACACGGCGAGGCCGGGTTCGTGAAGGAGCTGCGCCATCTGCTCCGCGTCGAGCACGCGATCCCCCGTGAGGCCCTGTCCATCTCCGGCTACTGGCGCACCGGCCACGACGAGGACGGCTGGCAGGCGGGCAAGCGCGCATGGAACCAGCAGGTCGAGGCCGAACAGGAATCCGCGGCAGCGGCGGCCTCCTGA
- a CDS encoding 5'-3' exonuclease yields MLLDTASLYFRAYFGVPESVKAPDGTPVNAVRGLLDFIARLVQDHHPDDLVACMDFDWRPQWRVDLIPSYKAHRVAEEAPAGSADPDEEEIPDTLSPQVPVIEDVLDALGIARIGAAGYEADDVIGTLTAQAKGPVDIVTGDRDLFQLVDDRRGIRILYPLKGVGTLQITDEALLREKYGVDGPGYADLALLRGDPSDGLPGVPGIGEKTAAKLLDSYGDLAGIMAAADDPASKVTPAQRKRLLEARPYVAVAPKVVKVATDVPVPVVDHTLPAEPADPERLEALATQWGLGGALQRLLLTLGR; encoded by the coding sequence ATGCTCCTCGACACCGCCTCCCTCTACTTCCGCGCCTATTTCGGGGTACCGGAATCAGTCAAGGCTCCGGACGGCACCCCGGTGAACGCGGTACGCGGCCTGCTGGACTTCATCGCCCGACTCGTCCAGGATCACCACCCCGATGACCTGGTCGCCTGCATGGACTTCGACTGGCGCCCCCAATGGCGGGTCGACCTGATCCCCTCGTACAAGGCGCACCGGGTCGCCGAGGAGGCCCCGGCCGGCTCCGCGGACCCCGACGAGGAGGAGATCCCCGACACCCTCTCGCCGCAGGTCCCGGTCATCGAGGACGTCCTGGACGCCCTGGGCATCGCCCGCATCGGGGCGGCCGGCTACGAGGCCGACGACGTCATCGGCACCCTGACCGCCCAGGCGAAGGGCCCGGTGGACATCGTCACCGGCGACCGCGACCTCTTCCAGCTCGTCGACGACCGGCGCGGCATCCGCATCCTGTATCCGCTCAAGGGCGTCGGCACCCTCCAGATCACCGACGAGGCGCTGCTGCGCGAGAAGTACGGTGTGGACGGCCCCGGTTACGCCGATCTGGCGCTGCTGCGCGGCGACCCCAGCGACGGCCTGCCCGGCGTACCGGGGATCGGCGAGAAGACCGCCGCCAAGCTGCTGGACTCCTACGGAGACCTGGCGGGCATCATGGCCGCCGCCGACGACCCCGCCTCGAAGGTCACCCCCGCCCAGCGCAAGCGGCTGCTGGAGGCACGCCCCTATGTCGCCGTCGCCCCGAAGGTCGTGAAGGTGGCCACCGACGTGCCCGTCCCCGTCGTCGACCACACCCTGCCGGCCGAACCGGCCGACCCCGAGCGCCTGGAGGCACTGGCCACCCAATGGGGGCTCGGCGGCGCCCTGCAGCGGCTGCTCCTCACCCTCGGCCGATGA
- a CDS encoding DEAD/DEAH box helicase — translation MTEDMSPAERYAAAKLRAAEQATALAPFREMYDFGLDPFQVEACQALEAGKGVLVAAPTGSGKTIVGEFAVHLALEQGRKCFYTTPIKALSNQKYQDLVKRYGAEKVGLLTGDNSVNSEAPVVVMTTEVLRNMLYAGSRSLVGLGYVVMDEVHYLSDRFRGAVWEEVIIHLPESVTLVSLSATVSNAEEFGDWLDTVRGDTAVIVSEHRPVPLWQHVLAGRRIYDLFEERDGQSGGRREVNPDLERLARMENSRPTFGRDKRRGRNMREADRERERRQRARIWTPSRPEVIDRLDNEGLLPAITFIFSRAGCEAAVQQCLYSGLRLNDQEGREEVRRIVEARTAGIPDDDLHVLGYFEWLEGLERGIAAHHAGMLPTFKEVVEELFVKGLVKAVFATETLALGINMPARSVVLEKLVKWNGEQHADITPGEYTQLTGRAGRRGIDIEGHAVVLWQRGMNPGALAGLAGTRTYPLRSSFKPSYNMAVNLVSQFGRHRSRELLEMSFAQFQADKSVVGITRQVQKNEEGLEGYRGSMTCHLGDFEEYSRLRRELKERETELARQGAAQRRVAAAAALEKLKPGDVIHVPTGKYAGLALVLDPGMPSGRTNGHRGFDAQDGPRPLVLTAERQVKRLASMDFPVPVEALDRMRIPKSFNARSPQSRRDLASALRTKAGHVVPSRHRKPRSVAADDREIARLRTEIRAHPCHGCAEREDHARWAERYHRLQRDTRQLERRIEGRTNTIARTFDRICALLTELDYLEGDTVTDEGRRLARLYGELDLLASECLREGVWEGLGPAELAACASALVYEARQADDAVAPKLPAGKARDALGEMVRIWGRLDALEEDHKINQAEGVGQREPDLGFAWAAYRWASGFGLDEVLREAEMPAGDFVRWCKQLIDVLGQIAAAAPPGGTVARTARKAVDGVLRGVVAYSSVG, via the coding sequence ATGACCGAGGACATGTCCCCTGCTGAGCGCTATGCCGCCGCCAAGCTCCGGGCGGCCGAGCAGGCCACCGCACTCGCCCCTTTCCGAGAGATGTACGACTTCGGTCTGGATCCGTTCCAGGTCGAGGCGTGCCAGGCCCTGGAGGCCGGCAAGGGCGTGCTGGTCGCGGCCCCTACCGGATCCGGAAAGACGATCGTCGGCGAATTCGCCGTCCACCTGGCCCTGGAGCAGGGCCGAAAATGCTTCTACACCACGCCCATCAAGGCGCTGTCCAACCAGAAGTACCAGGATCTGGTCAAGCGTTACGGCGCCGAGAAGGTCGGTCTGCTGACCGGCGACAACAGCGTCAACTCCGAGGCTCCGGTGGTCGTGATGACCACCGAAGTGCTGCGGAACATGCTCTATGCGGGCTCCCGGTCGCTGGTCGGCCTCGGCTATGTGGTCATGGACGAGGTGCACTACCTCTCCGACCGCTTCCGCGGCGCCGTCTGGGAAGAGGTGATCATCCATCTCCCCGAGTCGGTGACCCTGGTGTCGCTGTCGGCGACGGTCTCCAACGCCGAGGAGTTCGGTGACTGGCTGGACACGGTCCGTGGCGACACGGCCGTGATCGTCTCCGAGCACCGCCCGGTGCCGCTGTGGCAGCACGTCCTCGCGGGCCGCCGGATATACGACCTGTTCGAGGAGCGGGACGGGCAGAGCGGCGGCCGCCGCGAGGTCAATCCCGATCTGGAGCGGCTGGCGCGGATGGAGAACAGCCGGCCGACGTTCGGCCGGGACAAGCGCCGCGGCCGCAATATGCGCGAGGCGGACCGCGAGCGGGAGCGCCGTCAGCGTGCCCGGATCTGGACGCCGAGCCGTCCCGAGGTCATCGATCGCCTCGACAACGAGGGCCTGCTGCCCGCGATCACCTTCATCTTCAGCCGCGCCGGCTGCGAGGCCGCCGTCCAGCAGTGCCTGTACTCCGGCCTGCGGCTCAACGACCAGGAGGGCCGCGAGGAGGTCCGCCGCATAGTGGAGGCGCGGACGGCCGGCATCCCGGACGACGACCTCCATGTGCTGGGCTACTTCGAGTGGTTGGAGGGCCTGGAGCGGGGCATCGCGGCGCACCACGCCGGCATGCTGCCGACGTTCAAGGAGGTCGTCGAGGAGCTGTTCGTCAAGGGCCTGGTCAAGGCCGTCTTCGCCACCGAAACGCTGGCGCTGGGCATCAACATGCCCGCGCGGTCCGTGGTGTTGGAAAAGCTCGTGAAGTGGAACGGCGAGCAGCACGCCGACATCACCCCCGGCGAGTACACCCAGCTGACCGGCCGGGCCGGGCGCCGCGGGATCGACATCGAGGGCCATGCGGTGGTCCTGTGGCAGCGGGGGATGAACCCGGGCGCGCTGGCCGGGCTCGCCGGGACCCGTACGTATCCGCTGCGGTCCTCCTTCAAGCCGTCGTACAACATGGCGGTCAACCTCGTCTCCCAGTTCGGCAGGCACCGTTCGCGGGAGCTGCTGGAGATGTCCTTCGCGCAGTTCCAGGCCGACAAGTCGGTGGTCGGGATCACGCGGCAGGTGCAGAAGAACGAGGAGGGGCTGGAGGGCTACCGCGGCTCGATGACCTGTCACCTCGGCGACTTCGAGGAGTACTCCCGGCTGCGGCGGGAGCTGAAGGAGCGGGAGACGGAGCTGGCCCGGCAGGGCGCGGCACAGCGGCGGGTGGCGGCAGCGGCGGCGCTGGAGAAGCTGAAGCCCGGCGACGTCATCCATGTGCCGACCGGCAAGTACGCCGGTCTCGCGCTGGTCCTCGACCCCGGCATGCCCTCGGGGCGGACCAACGGCCATCGCGGCTTCGATGCGCAGGACGGCCCGCGGCCGCTGGTGCTGACCGCCGAGCGGCAGGTCAAGCGGCTGGCGTCGATGGACTTCCCGGTGCCGGTCGAGGCGCTGGACCGGATGCGGATCCCCAAGTCCTTCAACGCCCGCAGCCCGCAGTCGCGCCGTGATCTGGCGTCCGCGCTGCGGACGAAGGCCGGCCATGTCGTGCCCTCGCGGCACCGCAAGCCCCGCTCGGTGGCGGCCGACGACCGCGAGATCGCCCGGCTGCGCACGGAGATCCGGGCGCACCCCTGCCATGGCTGCGCCGAGCGCGAGGACCATGCCCGCTGGGCGGAGCGCTACCACCGGCTGCAGCGGGACACCCGCCAGCTGGAGCGCCGGATCGAGGGGCGGACGAACACCATCGCCCGCACCTTCGACCGGATCTGTGCCCTGCTGACGGAGCTGGACTACCTCGAGGGCGACACCGTCACCGACGAGGGCCGCCGGCTGGCCCGGCTCTACGGCGAGCTGGATCTGCTGGCGAGCGAATGTCTGCGCGAGGGCGTCTGGGAGGGCCTCGGCCCGGCGGAGCTGGCGGCCTGCGCCTCGGCGCTGGTGTACGAGGCGCGGCAGGCGGACGATGCGGTGGCGCCCAAACTGCCGGCCGGCAAGGCCCGGGACGCGCTGGGCGAGATGGTCCGCATCTGGGGCCGGCTGGACGCCCTGGAGGAGGACCACAAGATCAACCAGGCGGAGGGCGTCGGCCAGCGCGAGCCGGACCTCGGCTTCGCCTGGGCCGCCTACCGCTGGGCCTCCGGCTTCGGCCTCGACGAGGTGCTCCGGGAGGCGGAGATGCCCGCCGGTGACTTCGTCCGCTGGTGCAAGCAGCTGATCGATGTCCTCGGCCAGATCGCGGCCGCGGCCCCGCCCGGCGGCACGGTCGCCCGTACGGCCCGCAAGGCCGTGGACGGTGTGCTGCGAGGCGTGGTGGCGTACTCGTCGGTGGGCTGA
- a CDS encoding helix-turn-helix transcriptional regulator — protein sequence MAIAKAERLMNLALCLLGTRRPLTKRELRSSIEAYIEANSDDSFNRMFERDKDDLRELGLVIETVEGIEGDIGYLARRDSNRLPPITLDAEEAAALGLAAKIWQQARLAGAASGALQKLRAAGMPDGTDYDAGQPHSALEPRIPAHEAAFEPLMLACRDRRPVVFDYRKSNAARPEQRQVEPWILECWRGHWYVAGWDRERKAERVFRLSRITGKVRSRQGAFTAPVPDHVTVRETVESWAGETATGTARIRLRAEHGYPLRARALTVRELGDGWDELEIPNGHGLDAWLVEFGPDVVVLEPAELRAEVIDRLRAVAKG from the coding sequence ATGGCCATTGCCAAGGCCGAGCGGCTGATGAATCTGGCGCTGTGCCTGTTGGGGACGCGACGCCCGCTGACCAAGCGTGAGCTGAGGTCGTCCATCGAGGCCTATATCGAGGCCAACAGCGACGACTCGTTCAACCGCATGTTCGAGCGCGACAAGGACGATCTGCGCGAGCTCGGCCTGGTCATCGAGACCGTCGAAGGCATCGAGGGCGACATCGGCTACCTCGCCCGCCGCGACAGCAACCGCCTGCCCCCGATCACGCTGGACGCCGAGGAGGCCGCCGCCCTGGGGCTCGCCGCGAAGATCTGGCAGCAGGCCCGGCTGGCCGGTGCCGCCAGCGGTGCGCTGCAGAAGCTGCGCGCGGCCGGTATGCCGGACGGTACGGACTACGACGCCGGGCAGCCGCACAGCGCCCTGGAGCCCCGTATCCCCGCCCATGAGGCCGCCTTCGAGCCGTTGATGCTGGCCTGCCGCGACCGCCGCCCGGTCGTCTTCGACTACCGCAAGTCGAACGCCGCCCGGCCCGAGCAGCGGCAGGTCGAACCGTGGATCCTCGAATGCTGGCGGGGCCATTGGTACGTCGCCGGATGGGACCGCGAGCGCAAGGCGGAGCGGGTCTTCCGGCTCTCCCGGATCACCGGCAAGGTCCGTTCCCGGCAAGGGGCGTTCACCGCGCCGGTGCCCGACCACGTCACCGTCCGCGAGACCGTCGAGAGCTGGGCCGGCGAGACCGCGACCGGCACCGCAAGGATCAGGCTCCGCGCCGAGCACGGCTATCCGCTGCGCGCCCGTGCGCTCACCGTCCGCGAGCTGGGCGACGGCTGGGACGAGCTGGAGATCCCCAACGGACATGGCCTTGACGCCTGGCTGGTGGAGTTCGGGCCCGACGTGGTCGTACTGGAACCCGCGGAACTGCGCGCCGAGGTCATCGACCGGCTGCGTGCCGTGGCCAAGGGCTGA
- the tatA gene encoding Sec-independent protein translocase subunit TatA yields MLSNLRAPEIILILVVIVLLFGAKKLPDMARSLGKSARILKSEAKAMKKEGDADGGATTGTTSETPADAAQQAPRTIQAAPGDVNSSRPVAEPHRTNQS; encoded by the coding sequence ATGCTCAGCAACCTGAGGGCCCCCGAGATCATTCTGATCCTCGTCGTGATTGTGCTGCTCTTCGGCGCGAAGAAACTTCCTGACATGGCGCGGTCCCTCGGCAAGTCGGCTCGCATCCTGAAGAGCGAGGCCAAGGCGATGAAGAAGGAGGGCGATGCGGACGGCGGGGCCACGACCGGTACCACCTCCGAGACGCCCGCCGATGCCGCGCAGCAGGCTCCTCGTACGATTCAGGCAGCGCCCGGTGATGTGAACAGCTCGCGCCCGGTGGCCGAGCCGCACCGCACCAACCAGAGCTGA
- a CDS encoding helix-turn-helix transcriptional regulator translates to MATNAIDQTRRMLSLVTYLRERPGARVGDVARAFGITEDELIADLDVLPMCGTSFRGGDLLDIDTDGDRIWWHNPDDVAEPLRLAADEATALLVAARAVATLPGLREGDRQALLRATAKLEAAAGEAAGASARLSVTFESEGGVFADVDRAIAERRRLWLRYYSPARDELTEREVDPIRLFAVGHTYMEAWCRLSEARRTFRLDRVAEIRLLDAPADPPPVELRDLSEGLVQPAAEDPEVSIEVGPGGRWVAEYYPHDSAEELPDGGLRITLRTPDPASLRRLALRLGRDGRIVAPQELADSARQAAERALAAYGE, encoded by the coding sequence ATGGCGACGAACGCGATCGACCAGACCCGCCGGATGCTGTCCCTGGTGACCTATCTGCGCGAGCGCCCCGGCGCCCGCGTCGGGGACGTCGCCCGCGCCTTCGGCATCACCGAGGACGAGCTGATCGCCGACCTCGACGTCCTGCCGATGTGCGGGACGAGCTTCCGCGGCGGCGACCTCCTGGACATCGACACCGACGGCGACCGCATCTGGTGGCACAACCCCGACGACGTCGCCGAGCCGCTGCGGCTGGCCGCCGACGAGGCGACCGCCCTGCTGGTCGCGGCCCGCGCGGTGGCGACCCTCCCCGGGCTGCGCGAGGGCGACCGGCAGGCGCTGCTGCGGGCCACCGCGAAGCTGGAGGCGGCGGCCGGCGAGGCGGCCGGCGCCAGTGCCCGGCTGTCGGTGACCTTCGAGTCCGAGGGCGGGGTCTTCGCCGACGTGGACCGCGCCATCGCCGAGCGGCGGCGGCTGTGGCTGCGCTACTACTCCCCGGCCCGCGACGAGCTGACCGAGCGCGAGGTCGACCCGATCCGGCTGTTCGCCGTCGGCCACACCTATATGGAGGCGTGGTGCCGGCTCTCCGAGGCCCGGCGCACCTTCCGGCTCGACCGGGTCGCCGAGATCAGGCTGCTGGACGCCCCCGCCGACCCGCCGCCGGTCGAGCTGCGCGATCTGTCGGAGGGGCTGGTGCAGCCCGCGGCCGAGGACCCCGAGGTGTCCATCGAGGTCGGGCCCGGTGGCCGCTGGGTCGCCGAGTACTACCCGCACGACAGTGCCGAGGAGCTCCCCGACGGCGGACTGCGCATCACCCTGCGCACCCCGGACCCGGCGTCGCTGCGGCGGCTGGCGCTGCGCCTCGGCCGGGACGGCCGGATCGTGGCGCCGCAGGAGCTCGCCGACAGCGCGCGGCAGGCCGCCGAGCGGGCGCTCGCGGCGTACGGCGAGTGA